A stretch of DNA from Ctenopharyngodon idella isolate HZGC_01 chromosome 6, HZGC01, whole genome shotgun sequence:
atttttatacaaaaagGCCAAGGCTGTTTTGGAATATTAGCTTACTACTTATGAATAGTGTATACTGcatactatttattttttatatagcaAGTGAAATTCTGggcattatttaataaatacttcAAACAGTAGTATGCTGCCGTTGTTTTAAGAAACACCTTAACTGCTGTTTGAACTgcaaataatgattttaatcCAGTTTTATCATGTCATAAATGGCATGCTTAgcatttgaacatattttagTAAGTTGTATTTAAAGGTTAGGGTACTTTAATCTTGATGGTGTCCTTATAGGCAATTATTGCATTTtggcatgtaaaaaaaaaaaaaaacaaagagaattttttttttcagaatttatttCATGTGCATGTGGTTTCACAAATGAATAGATAAAAGTAGATAAAAGTGAATAAATCCATTGCCATGTCATTCCCAATGTACTGTAGATTGTGCCAAGTGAAATTattggaaaaataaaactttatatatatatttatataatttttaaagttCTTTTACAGGCATTGTCTGTCAATAGACGTCTATGTGACAGGATGGATTTTGATTGCTTTCATTGTCATTTCAAACATTGAAATATCTGTAGGAGAATGAAAACCACAATATTTGTCTgataaaaagttttgttttatatataatactttAAGCAAACATTCAGAGGGAAcataaaatgctataaaaaaattacaaaagttttctgaGGTACCTTGACTATATGATAAATGTTAAAGAGGTAACGTTTTGCAAAACGTTAAATTTTATAATTACGTTTCTGGCACAACACACACCTTCATATTGTTTAAATCCAGGATGTGTAAAGCGTACCATTTTAAAGTTgggaaaaaaatctgtcaaaGTAAATTTTATTGCTAACTTGTCTGAGCTGTATGTATTGCAGGAATATATACCAAATAAGTGAGAAAGTGCTGTATATTCAGGGACAATTATGCAGTACAAAAAAGTGAACAGCCATTTACCCGCAGTTGAGACATACAAATTTGAGACATAAAAACACAGATGGTTTTTTACCCCAAGATTTGAGTGAGGGTAAATACTAGATCTTGACCACCAGGTTTTATTCAGACATTTAAGAATAATTAAAGAACCTgaaaaaataatacagaatttCATGGTGCTATACTGGAATGTGAGCATATTTGCAGCCACAGAGGTCAATTTAAAAATTGGGGGTTGTGGTGAAtgatataacaatataataacaataaaaaaaaaactattaaatcaTGACTGGCCAAATGCCTGGTCAAACAGCAGTGCTTTGTTGCAGTCAAACGAAACATGATTATGATCTAAATAATGACCTTTGTAAAAGAAAATTGTGGTTCTTTGATAAGAGGATAAGAATACCATGTTTGGACAGCATGGTAAGAGGCATTTATTCAGCAGATTTGGTTCCGTTGTAGTCACTCTGCATGTCCGCATCATCCTCGGCAGCATCAGAGCTGTCAATCATTCCCCGTCTGCCACTACCTCCTGAGCGCCTCGGTGTGCTGCTGAAGGATGATGGTTCATTGCCTCGCCTGAAATGTTACAACAAATCTTAgcataaaaacacaattttcacTGTAGGTTTCTTTGTACCTGCTACATTTGTGTTAGCACGTTAAGTCTCAAACCATTTTGAACCAAGAGACCCATTTCATAATCCCAAACTGTTTACAAGTCAATGtgattaaactttttttttttgtttttttttggcagaacTTCCAGTGAACTATCCTGAAGTGTGACCCCAACTGCTTACAACAGCTTAAAATATACGTTTTCTATATATTTGAATCCACCCATCTATCCAAACTGGAGCACCCTAAAGTGCCAACATAAGGAGTACATGCTAACCACATGGAAAGGCTTCTGGGCTCAGCTGGGACTCAAACCAGGGACCTTCTCTCTATGAGATGACTGTTacctagggctgcacgattttgggaaaaaatcaaatcatgtggagcagcatttactgcaaACCCAGCCGCTCTGAATTTGATAATAGCACTAAAgcaccaagccgacggttggCCCCCGGGCAATGTCAGGCCGTTTTTGAGCGTCAGTTGGCTTAGTTTTTTTGGTGGCTGTAGTCGGTACACCGTTGGCTTGGTTGTAGTCGGATGCCGTCAGGGTTGCTGACGGCAGGtagcccaattgctactcaaaactagcccaattgcgTTTCAGGAGGGGTCCCCTGGTAAAAATAGCATTCCGGGGGagggacatgaaaaacaacctgcggcaacagtgttagggtagggacacaccaaaccgacgccaAAGAACTAGCACTAATTAAAAGCCGACTGTGTAGTCGCCTCGCATTCGCCCAGGAACACTCAGACACATGACGTAAAATTTgaacagccttctgtctgtaCCGCCTTGACTTGTTTGCTCACTGTTGTGCTATTATTATGCGCTTCGACTCATTCACtaaactgaacagccaatcagagttctctctctcacccGACGCCGATTCTACTTGTTGAATCGGCCCAGAAAAACCCGTCGGCGTCCAACTAGAGCCAACAGTGCAGAACACACCAGGAAAACTTAGTTGGCCGACGCTTAAAAATGGTCCGATGTTGCCCGACGGCTGattgtcggcttggtgtgtcccaggctttaaagtagcccaattccgtgggaaaaccgcggacttggcaacacagGGTCAGGGTTTTTTGGGCCGATTCAGCATGTGCCGTTGGtgagagagaactctgattggctgttcagcttagCGAACGAGTCAGTGCACGagaataaaagtgaaaatgatGAAAGTGAGCAAAGAAGTCAAGACGGCACAGACAGACGGCTGTTATAATTGTACGTCATCTTACCTGAATGCACAAATAAtttcataataacatgagccgactggaatgaagaaagtgatcaacatgattgatattcaaaatggtaagcaagcgctgctttgtttacggtttGTATATCTGCAGTCCTAGTTTCGGTTTCCTTTTTTGAATGATGAAAATAGACTATTGATACCTGCTGCTATAGACAGATATTTACTTACACGCAGGTGCAGAATGCACATGCTAGATTGCCGCCTTTAGGCCTTTTGGTGCGTTCAAGCCCAGCTTTTTGGCTGAGACGCAACTGACACAATGCGACAACACAGTCAGCTTTCATCACCGCTATTTCTTTGATGTAGGCTTGGTGCGTCCCAGGCTTAAGACATATTgtgatttcagttttattgcGATTAATCATGCAACCCTAGTGCAACCCACCTATATATTTCAagattttgtaataaaatttgaGTATATTTCTCACTATTTGAAAATCCTGAAATACAGCATTAAAAGAATactacacaaaatatattaatcacAGAGGCcttgatttaaaatatgttaagaACTTCAGTAACAGTTCATATGtgagaaaaatacagtaacatgTCTAACTTTACTACAGTAAGTGTCTGACTTTGTTTCATTGATGATTGATATAGAATACTCGCAGCTGCACTTGCATCTGATACACAATGCAATATGCATCTGAAACACAGCGACAAGTGACTTCTACACCAGCATCCTAATGTACAGACAAGTCGCCAGAATACAGCCACAAGCATCCTTTACCGTGGAAAGTGGTACAGTGTATCAGACATTAGTTAAGGTTTGTTAGAGGTTAAAGGCAGCGTTAAAACCTCATTAGTAAACCTGTAAACAGGCTAAATGAGGTTGGTTCAGAAAACTGAACCATGCTTTCAGAGGGAAGAGGGAAATATGGTCCAATATGCTACTTTGATAAATATTAAAGTGAAGATTGTGCAAGAATGAGCTGTCTGTCAAGTGCATTAAATTAGGATTTAGAAGAGAGACCATTAATAATGGAAGCATTGACaaacaattaaagggttagttcatccaaaaatgaaaattctgtcattaattactcaccctcatgtcgttccacacccgtaagaccttcattcatcttcgcaacacgaagatattttttgataaaatccgatggctcagtgaggcctgcattgacagcaagttaatttacactttcaaacgcccagagaggtactaaaaacatatttaaaacagtttatgtgactacagcggctcaaccttaatgttatgaagcgacgagaatactttttgtgtgttcacGTGGCTTTGGCAGTTCGAAACACatttcgaaccactgattcgaaacaaaagatttgcaaagcttcatgaagcagtgttttgaaatcgcccatcactagatattgttgaataaagtccttattttgtttttttcgcgcacaaaaagtattctcatcgcttcataacattaaggttaaaccactgtagtcacatgaactgttttaaatatgtctttagtacctttctgggcgtttgaaagtgtaaattaacttgctgtcaatggaggcctcactgagccattggattttatcaaaaatatcttcatctgtgttacgaagatgaacgaaggtcttacgggtgtggaaccaCATAagcgtgagtaattaatgacagaattttcatttttgggtgaactaaccctttaattcctAATACATAGTatgtttataattataaaatggatagttctGGTCatggatgctgattggtcaataaaGTGTTTCTGTCATGTacgtaatccatatgaattgagtggtttaatccaGAGACGATTACTTcatataatgaacagatttaatttattcaaatataaatatcaatgcTCAAACGTGCTTGCTTGATGTGTGAAAACCAAACAAAAGTTTTGTTTTCGCATGTCACACAAGTTTGTTTATTGTTGGAATGAAACAGAAGTcacaatagtcttttcttccctattgtgacatatctgagtgaaacagattcgtgaacaagaaaaaaagtaggGCGGAATTCAATTTtaatccatcaggaattgattggatggttgtggtttgccattggtcgatctcatgtgagtgacagtgtGCCCTaccctcgcgccagtaaacacatcgcCAGAGAAAAAAGAGATGTCATtacaagagggaggggaagatattttgattaaagattatatgggcacattctttaaaaaaacaaacaaaattccattaattccataaaaaaaaaaaaaaaaattaattccattaaaaaaaaaaaaaaaaaaaaaagaatagtcaattttgatttcatggtgactttaagctTCTGCAAGAATCAATGAGGTTTGTTTTGTGCTTCAATCTAGTACAGCTGAgcttcaatggagggacagaaatctcttgagttttattaaaaatatcttcatttgtgttttgaagatgaatgaaaattttatgggtttggaatttttatgtaaatgatgacagaattgaaATTTTTCAGTGAACTAACCTTACTACTTATCATACCTTATTACAGTCTTATGTGTGCACTCTGCAAAATGTTAAAAGATATGTAATAAACCATATTTCGCTCTTGCAGGCAAGAAATATATTTGTGACAAGTAAAAGGAAGAGTTAAGAGTAGCTACATCTTCTGTGTCAACTTTTGAGCACAGAGGTACCTGCATAGTCACTGTGTGGGTTCAGGATTGCCTCTGCAACAGAGATAGACAATCTTCGGTTTGCAGATTATAAAAAGAAAGGATTTGGGCTGTGCTAATAAGTGCTGAGAACTTGCTCAAAGCTTTGTCTAAAAGTGTATTCATTACCCAAAGATTTCACTACTTTCTGTTGTGCTTAACCACTTTGGCATTAGACACCATGTCTTTGGAGTGCTCTGTGTACCTGAGTTTGCTCTTGAGGGTAGTGACCTCACGGCTCATGGCATCATTGGCCTCTGTGGCCTCATCCAGCTCTCTCTGAAGCTTCCTGCGGGCCGCAGTGATTCGCTGGGATTCCTCCTCGCTCTCTTCCAATTGCCTCTTCAGCTGTTTGACGCGAGCATTCGCCTTATCCGCCTGTGAAAAAGAAATACTTTTCAGGCCAAGCGCACACTACGTTGCAATATAGTCGGTTATAAGATAATTTTCCTTCTGACTGTAGGTATGATCTCTTAATTTTATGGGAAAAGTATAGGAAAAGAGCAAAGAGAATAGCAGCTAACCTGGTCTTTGTATTGTTCTGCTTGTTTTCGTTCATCCTCCACTTGGGTTATCAAATCCTTCAGTTTTTTGTCCTTCTGGCGAACGGCCTTTGCGGTGTTCTGCTTATCTCTGCAttagaaagaaaaatgtatttttcaaccAAACTGCACCAAACAAGATGAAATAATATTATCTCTGATGACGTCACATCTTCAGACGTCTGTTATATATAATCATGAGCTTTTAAAGTTATGATTTTTCAGTTGGCTTTCCTGAGGTCTACATGCACTAcatgttttttattgtaaaatattttaaaatgtaatttattcctgtgatgcaaagctgaattttcagcatcattactccagtcttcagtgtcacatgatccttcataaatcattctaatatgctgatttgctgctcaagaaatatttcttatcattatcaatgttgaaaacagtttgctgcttaatatttttgtggaaactgatacattttttttcagaactGATGATTAATAGCAAGttcgaaagaacagcatttatttatcttttgtaacattataaatgtcttcatctgctgtattaatttttgtatttacattttttccaatttttcaagagtatttaaaaaaaaaatattttactgatGGTTGTATATGAgtattttatgttaatataaagggttaaagtataaaatataatataatacttattattgaaaatgtttcgcATTATAAAGCCTTTTATAAAGCTGTTTATCATTGTACTGatgttaaatttattattaaaaattaattattaaaatattatctagaaaacatttacattgtaaaaaattattgatttttttaaaactcagTATTACAATATCAGAGaggcattttaaattaaattaaattaaatttttatagcacttttcaaaataaatatttatagaaacTCATGCCACAACCATTGAGCAAGCTAAACACGTACAAACAATTTATAAATGAGGGAcagataaatacattttttttttttatcacaaaaaCTAAATTTGTGAAATCTTTTTAATTTCTAACTTTTCTCGCCGCCCCTTGGATAGAGAATAAACTACTTGCCTGCTCTCCTGCTCAAGCTGTTCCTCCAGTTGTGCCACTTTGGCCTCAAGAGCAGAAATGGAGGACTTAAATTTGGATTTAACTTGGTTCTCCATCTCCTGGAGTTTAGCTTTCAGCTCTTTATTCTGTCTCTCCATCAACTGTCTGGCGCTCTCGTTCTTTTGGGATGTGGTGCGTTCGGCCTGGAGCTCGTTGGTAAGCTGGTCAACCTGAAGGATGTAGAAAACAGCTGAGGAAATGACATGGATTTCATACAAATTACAAAGTTCTGTCTCCGTAATGGCATTTCCATTGATGAGTGTGTTTATGGCTATACATTAtactattaatttaaaatattaatttaatatgtgatttatatgtttgtcaaaaaatatcacaattttCTTGACATCTGCCACCGATAATATAATGGCTCCATAATATAACACATGTACCTGCTGGGCACTCTTCCTCAGCCTGTCATTAAGCATCTCCATATTGCCCTGCTCCTCCTCCAGCTCTTCCTCCAGCTGTTGGATCTTTGCTTCTAGCCGTCTCTTCTCATCAGCCAGCGCAGACCTTTCGGGTTCAGTCAAGCCACATATTAGTTTAAATCAGAATGTGCTTAGAGCACATTTTTGCCAAAATGTTTCAGTATAAAACTGCTGGTATGTCTAAAAAGTGAGATATTTCACATAACTGAAATCTAGAACTACACTCTGTTCCCATACAAACAGTCACACTGGAGTATGTCCACCATTAATTGTAACAGTGAACCACATGCTCCAACGGAAGTCAATATATCAGAGGATCATAATGAATTCCACAGGATTAGAATATcgctattatattttatgttgtcaTACTCACTTTCCAGATGTGTTGCTGGCCAACTCATCAGCCAGTTCATCTCTCTCAGCTTCAGCTTGCTTTTTAGCCCTCTCAGCTGCAGCCAAGTCCTACATTTAAAGAATTTAACGGAATTCTTCAATAATCAAGGTGAGATTCACTTCAGCTGAACCCCTGAAACTTAATTATGTACTTTAAATGAccttttaagattttaagtaATGCAAGCATTTCAATAAATTCAAtacatttcacaaaatattcttgtttaatatttctattgttatttttcttattctcttatttttaatttttaaaataccaATTACAATATCTATATCAGtttattttagtgtattttcaaaatataataattctgTATTTGCATTTCTATCACAATCAAACCCCCTGCAGTTCCATCATGAGCCCATAGGGGTTTCGTGAGCCCTTGGTTGGAAAAGTTAGCCTATTCAAATAACCCAGAATTGTCTTAGTTTGGAAATAATACATTCGTTTGAATAAAAAAGCTCCATACACACCACTTTTTGGACAAATTGGTTCAGTATGTTATTCACAGAAGCCTCACCTCTTGCATCTGTAGAAGTTCAGCCTCCAAAGTCTTGGCCTTCCTCTCGTTCTCCTTAGCACTGGATAAAACGTCCTCCCTGGCAGCTCGAGCATCGTCAAGCTCTCTTTGGAAGTCCTTCATTTGAGCCTAAGTTATACACACCAAAGTAAAAGGTAAAGCACACCTAAATAATTACTAAAAAGccttatatttataattatagttTTGTTTTCACCTGGAGCTTGCGGAGCTGCTTGATCGCCTCGTCTCGACCCTTGTTGGATGTTTCAATCTGGCCCTCAAGGTCCTTTATGTCTCCCTCCAGTTTCTTCTTGGAAGCAGCTATTGCAGTCCTTTGCTTGCGCTCATCTTCAAGTTCAGTTTCCAGCTCACGCACCTGTTGGATAAGATGTTCGTTTAAACACTTATACACATGGGTGTGGATGTCACAGTCTGAGCGAAGAAGAGGTACTGCACCTGTTTGACCAACTGCCTCTTCTTCTCCTCCCCTTGCTCATCTCTTCCCTGGAGATCTCGCTCAAACTGGGCCTTTAGAGCCTGCATGTTGACCTCTAGACGAAGTTTTGCATCCTCTGCAGCCTGTAATTCATCCTCCAGCTCTTCCAACTGAGTCTTCATCTCTTCTACTTGAGCCTCCAGACCACGTTTTGACTTCTCAAGCTCATGAACCTAAAATTTGAAAATGATTTGGATTGAAATTTCTCTAACCTTAATAGAAGGTTTGTTTATTATTGATTTGTTTAATAGTTTACACTTTGAACTTACGCTCTTGCCCACATCATCTTTGGAGCTGACCAGGTCTTCCATTTCAGCACGAAGGGCTTTATTGGCTCTCTCGAGCTCCTCACGGCCTTCTTGAGCTTCTTCGAGAGCTCTAGCTAAAGACAGAGCCTTTGTCTCCTTCTCTCTGGCCTCGGCCTCTGCGCGATCCCGCTCATCTGCATACTTATTAGAGATGCTCTTCTCTTCAGCAAGCATCTGAAAGGAAATGGTAGAAGTGAAGATATGTCCACACCTAATGGCAAAACATGAACTAAGTGATTAAGTCGAAATAATCAGAAACCTGATCAAACTTCTTCTGTTTTTTCTCAAGATTGGACACCAGCTGTCTCTGGTTGTCCAAATCCATCAGTGTGTCCTCAAGCTCTTGTTGCAGTCTGTTCTTGGTCTTCTCAAGCTTGTCATAGGCTGCTGCCTTCTCCTCAAACTGAGTATTGGATGCCTCCAGGTCTCTCTGCAGCCGCTTCTTACCCTCCTCTAAAAGTTCTACGTTTCCTGACACCTCTTCCAGCTTCTTCTTGAAGTCAGAGAGCTGTGGACACAAAAGGTATTCAAAAGGTAAATATTGAGGTGTGAATGGAGCAAGACCACAGATTATTTATCTTATCGCTAACCTTACCTGAATATTCAATGTCGAGACCTGTCTCTCCACGTTCCTCTTAGCTTCTGCTTCCTCCTCCAGCTGCTCCTGTAGGGCATTACGGTCATCCTCCATTTGTCGTAGTTTGGTAGAGAACTGGAGCTTTTGTCTTGTCTCTTCAGCCAGCAACTCCTAAAAAATGTCAATCCAAAATACAAGTAAGCCAACAACTCAAACCCTTTTCACATTGATAAATTATGGTGTTAGCTTAAAGCTTCTGGTTTGaagctataaaaaaaacactccaTAACATAGCACATACCTGTGTATCTTGGACTTGAGAACTCAAGCTTGCCACATCCTTGCTAAGCTTTATGTTCTTCCCCTCAGCTTCATTAAGAAGGATGGTAACGCTCTCCAGTTCCACCTGTCAGGGCAAGAAAGACATGTTAAACACACTGTGTTTGCTCTaagatcaaaaacatttaatctaACAAACATGTTGTAGGTTCTCCCAACAGAGTAATAATACATCCTCCACCATCACTCACAGTGATTTTAGAGACCCGATCGCCAAGCTCAGCTTTCTGCCTCTCGCTGTCATTGAAACGAGACTGCAGGTCAGCAAGCTGTCCTTCCACCTTCTTCCTCTTGTGTTCAACATCCTGTTTGCCCTGAGCAAGAGAACGGATCTCCACATGGAGTTCTGATGTCTCCTTCTCCAGAGCTTGCTTGGCTTTCTCCAGGTTTACCTTCACCTAAAAagcattttgtatatattttacataagcACTTTAGAGTTCTTCAGAAAGTTAAACATGTCAACAGAAGATACTGTATGGTGGCCTACCCTCTTGGACTGCTCCAGCTGCTCTGTAAGCTCCTCCAAAGCTTGGGTATGTTTCTGTCTCATCTCTTGCACCTGAGCCTCGTGGACACGACTCTCTTCCTCCATGGCTTTCTTCAAAAGAGTCACCTCCTGCTCACGTTTGGCCCTGAAAAAATACGTATCTTGACGATCAGGTCAATGGTGTCTAGTAAACCTTCTCTCgatgcataatatattaaatcaaTACAATGCACTTCAGATTAAAATGAAGTGCATCAGTTCGTCATATCCAGGCACCTGAGCTCTTGCTGAGTAGCTGTGGTGTCTAATGTGTCCTCCAGCTCTGATTTGAGAGCTTCAAGCTCTTCTCCTAAGTCTCTCTTGGTCTTTTCAGCCTTATTCCGGGCAGCCCGCTCTGACTCTAGGTCCTCCTGAAGATCTGAGATGTGTCCCTCCAGCTCCCTGATCTTCTTCAGTGCATTGTTTTTCTGAGCTGTTTCATCCTCCAGTCTAATGTTAATGCAGAGAGAATACAAAAGTTACTATAGGTTTGTGAAATATGATATGAGAGTACCCCCAAATTAGCTTaatagacatttaaaatttCTTAATATCTGTATACCGTGCCAGTGCAGCCTGAAGCTCCTCCTCTTTCTTAGCAAGCTGGGCTTTCAGATCAGCAATCTGAGCTTGAAGTTCAGCAATCTGCTCCTGAAGGTCATTTGATTCACCCTCTAACTTCCTCTTGGCTTTTTCCAGCTCCTGTCGAGTTTTCTCCTCTTTTTTCAAGCGCACTAcagattacaaaaacaaacattatcaCTTATAACTGAATCATTTAGTAATCAGATGTTAATGTGATTCATTTACAGACAAAAGTGAATAATGGGACAAACCCTCCAGTTCTGAGATCATTGACTCATGCTTATTCTTCAGCTTGGTCAgattttttgatttttcttcttcttcagctAGGTTTGAGCTAAAATCGGCTATTCTTTCTTCTAGAAGCTTCCTCTCCTGCAAACAGAGTACTTAAATTTGAGTACACCTAAATTGCCACCACCACCAAAATATGCCATCTTtaagaaagaagaaaacaaaaaagattgTTGAAATCAAACCTTATGCAATTTGTTGTTATGGTCCTCCATCACCAGGATATCATCCTCTAACTTCTTGATCTTGGCATCACATGTAACTTTCTCCAGTTGCAGCTTCTGACGAGCATCCTCTTCCTCTTCAAGATGTTCCTCAAGATCCTTAGAACATTCATTGAGAGATAAGAGAGAGTCATGGACTAAATGGTAGAGTTTAAAGATATCCAAGGACGGAATTCGAACAAGTACTGGTTGCCTGTGAATGAAAACCAATAAATGACAACATACTCTGATCTGGTcatgcattttcttcttttccAGTTGTAGGGCTGCACCAcgatcctcctcttcctccaaCCTGGCCTCCATCTCATGCAAGATCT
This window harbors:
- the myh11a gene encoding myosin-11a isoform X1, with product MTKKGLSEDEKYLFTDKDFINSPVAQADWTAKKLVWVPSEKHGFESASIKEEHGDEVLVELADNGKKITVNKDDIQKMNPPKFSKVEDMAELTCLNEASVLHNLRERYYSGLIYTYSGLFCVVVNPYKMLPIYSEKIIEMYKGKKRHEVPPHIYSITDNAYRNMMQDREDQSILCTGESGAGKTENTKKVIQYLAVVASSHKGKKDTSTQHSGQQFAYGELEKQLLQANPILEAFGNAKTIKNDNSSRFGKFIRINFDVTGFIVGANIETYLLEKSRCIRQAKTERAFHIFYYMVAGAKDKLREELLLENFNKYRFLSAGHVQIPGNQDDEMYDETMEAMDIMGFTVEERTDVLKVVSTVLQLGNIEFKKERNQEQATMPDNTAAQKVCHLQSINVTDFTRAILTPRIKVGREVVQKAQTKEQADFAIEALAKAMYERLFRWILLRVNKALDKTKRQGASFLGILDIAGFEIFEDNSFEQLCINYTNEKLQQLFNHTMFILEQEEYQREGIEWNFIDFGLDLQPCIELIERPNNPPGILALLDEECWFPKATDVSFVEKLCNTHVNHTKFAKPKQLKDKTEFSVLHYAGRVDYNAIAWLTKNMDPLNDNVTALLNNSSNPFVQDLWKDADRVVGLETIAKMSDSSAPSASKTKKGMFRTVGQLYKESLAKLMTTLHNTQPNFVRCIIPNHEKRAGKLDAHLVLEQLRCNGVLEGIRICRQGFPNRIVFQEFRQRYEILAANAIPKGFMDGKQACCLMIKHLDLDPNLYRIGQSKIFFRTGVLAQLEEERDLKITVIIIAFQAQARGFLARKAFAKRQQQLTAMRVIQRNCAAYLKLRNWQWWRLFTKVKPLLQVTRQEEEMSLKEEELQRAKESAQKFETELKDITLKHTQLTEERNQLQEKLQAETELYAEAEEMRVRLASKKQELEEILHEMEARLEEEEDRGAALQLEKKKMHDQIRDLEEHLEEEEDARQKLQLEKVTCDAKIKKLEDDILVMEDHNNKLHKERKLLEERIADFSSNLAEEEEKSKNLTKLKNKHESMISELEVRLKKEEKTRQELEKAKRKLEGESNDLQEQIAELQAQIADLKAQLAKKEEELQAALARLEDETAQKNNALKKIRELEGHISDLQEDLESERAARNKAEKTKRDLGEELEALKSELEDTLDTTATQQELRAKREQEVTLLKKAMEEESRVHEAQVQEMRQKHTQALEELTEQLEQSKRVKVNLEKAKQALEKETSELHVEIRSLAQGKQDVEHKRKKVEGQLADLQSRFNDSERQKAELGDRVSKITVELESVTILLNEAEGKNIKLSKDVASLSSQVQDTQELLAEETRQKLQFSTKLRQMEDDRNALQEQLEEEAEAKRNVERQVSTLNIQLSDFKKKLEEVSGNVELLEEGKKRLQRDLEASNTQFEEKAAAYDKLEKTKNRLQQELEDTLMDLDNQRQLVSNLEKKQKKFDQMLAEEKSISNKYADERDRAEAEAREKETKALSLARALEEAQEGREELERANKALRAEMEDLVSSKDDVGKSVHELEKSKRGLEAQVEEMKTQLEELEDELQAAEDAKLRLEVNMQALKAQFERDLQGRDEQGEEKKRQLVKQVRELETELEDERKQRTAIAASKKKLEGDIKDLEGQIETSNKGRDEAIKQLRKLQAQMKDFQRELDDARAAREDVLSSAKENERKAKTLEAELLQMQEDLAAAERAKKQAEAERDELADELASNTSGKSALADEKRRLEAKIQQLEEELEEEQGNMEMLNDRLRKSAQQVDQLTNELQAERTTSQKNESARQLMERQNKELKAKLQEMENQVKSKFKSSISALEAKVAQLEEQLEQESRDKQNTAKAVRQKDKKLKDLITQVEDERKQAEQYKDQADKANARVKQLKRQLEESEEESQRITAARRKLQRELDEATEANDAMSREVTTLKSKLRRGNEPSSFSSTPRRSGGSGRRGMIDSSDAAEDDADMQSDYNGTKSAE